Within the Solwaraspora sp. WMMA2056 genome, the region GGTCGAGGCGATCGGGTTCGGGCTGGTCACGCTGCGCCGGGCCGGACACGACGACCCGGTGGTACGGGTCGAGGAGCTGCGCCAGCAGGTGACGCCGCCGCTCGGTGAGCGGATCGACGAGTGGTTCACCCGGCAGGACTGGCTGCGCGACCGGGACTGCGACGGACTGCTCGCGGCCCGGTACCGGGCGGCCGCCGGGTTGCGGCTGCAGCAGGAGGCCAGCATCGGCGACGACGGTTGGGCGGTGGACCGGCAGACTGTCACGATGACCGACGGCCTGCGCTGGTCCGAGGAGGTCGACCCGCTGGTCCTGGCGTTGATCGGCGGCTGCGACGGTCAGGTCGCCATGCGCGGTCAGCTCGCCCTGCTGGCGGCCGCACACGACGTACCGGAGGCGGAGCTGACCGAGGCGGCCCTGCCGATCCTGACCCGGCTGGTCGAGCGGGGCATCCTGCAGCCGGTGTGACAGGCTTGCCGGCATGCGAGCGGTGGTGCAGACGGTCAGCCGGGCATCGGTCACGGTCGACGGCGAGGTCGTCGCCGCTATCGACGACGGGCTGTTGGTGCTTGTCGGAGTGACCGGCTCCGACACCGCCGCCGTCGCGGCCCAGATGGCCCGCAAGGTGCACGAGCTGCGGATCTTCCCGCCGGACCCGGCGGCCGGTGGCACCGCTGAACGGTCCGCCGAGCAGCTGGGGGCACCGATCCTGGTGGTCAGCCAGTTCACCCTCTACGGGGACGCCCGGCGCGGGCGGCGGCCGAGCTGGTCGGCGGCCGCCCCGGCGGAGATCGCGGAGCCGCTGGTCGACGCGGTCGTCGCAGCGCTCACCGAGCGGGGCGCGCCGGTGCAGACCGGCCGGTTCCGGGCGCACATGCTGGTGGAGAGCGTCAACGTGGGCCCGCAGACCATCCTGCTGGAGTTGTGAACCGGGCACTTCACGTCGCCCAATGACTACCGAGCGACACCGCAAGGCCCGGCCGGGCGTTGTCAGGTCCCGGATTCATGCCACCTCACCTTCGCCTCACCGTGACTTCACGCCCCAACCGGCAAGCTGGTCTTCACCAGCGGCACTCCGCTGCTGGCCTACCACTTGTCGACGCGGGGAGGCGACTGAGAGTGGTCACACGCACCATCGAAGACGGCACCGACACCACCGCCGGAGTCACCACCGACGGTCAGCACGACCTTGACGCCACCGACGACCGCGGCGCCTCCGCCGATCTGGTCCGCGCATATCTGAACGGAATCGGGCGTACCAAGCTGCTCACCGCCGCGCAGGAGGTCGAGCTGGCCAAGCGGATCGAAGCCGGACTGTTCGCCGAGGAGAAGCTCACCACCGGTGGCCGGTTCACCGCGCGGCTGCGCGCCGACCTGGGTGTCGTCGTCGTCGAGGGCCGGGCCGCCAAGGACCACCTGCTTGAGGCGAACCTGCGGCTGGTCGTGAGCATCGCCAAGCGCTACACCGGCCGTGGCATGGCCTTCCTCGACCTCATCCAGGAAGGCAACCTGGGTCTGATCCGCGCCGTCGAGAAGTTCGACTACACCAAGGGCTACAAGTTCTCCACCTACGCCACCTGGTGGATCCGCCAGGCCATCACCCGGGCCATGGCCGACCAGGCCCGCACCATCCGCATCCCGGTGCACATGGTCGAGCAGGTCAACCGGATGGTCCGTACCCGTCGGGAGCTGGCCGTGTCGATCGGCCGCGAGCCGACGATCGCCGAGATCGCCGTGGCGATGTCGGTGCCGGAGTTCCAGGTGATCGAGCTGATCTCCTACGACCGGGAGCCGGTCAGCCTGGACCAGGCGGTCGGTGAGGACGGCGAGAGCGCCCTCGGCGACTTCGTGGCCGCAGTGGATCCCCGCGAGCAGGCCGGCGCGTCGGCCTCCGACGGCAAGCTGCGCAACGAGGTGGAGATCGTCCTGTCCACCCTGTCCCAGCGGGAGCAGGACGTCATCCGGCTGCGGTTCGGGCTCGACGACGGGCGTCAGCGCACCCTCGACGAGGTCGGCCGTGAGTTCGGGCTGTCCCGCGAGCGGATCCGGCAGATCGAGAAGGTCACCCTGTCCAAGCTGCGTGACCCGGCGCGGGCTCAGCGGCTGGAGGCGTACGCGGGCTGACCGTGGGGGGACGGTGGCCGGTCGGGCGTCCACATCCGACCGGCCTCCGGCGTTTCAGCCGGCTCCCGGCGGTGCGCGACGGACGGGTCAGAGCCGACGCGGGCCGGTGTCCGGCCGGCTGTCCGCCGGGCCGACGTCGACGCTGACGTGCAGCACCGCCAGCCCGTCCGGCCGGGCCAGCACCGGGTTGAGGCGCAGCCGGTGGACCTGAGGTTGCTCGTCACCGAGCCGGCCGACCCGCACCAGGAGGTCGGCCAGGGCCTCCCGGTCGACCGCGCCGGCACCCCGGTAGCCACGCAGCAGCGGTGCCGCGCGCGGCTCGTCGATCAGCTCGGCCGCGTCCCGGTCGGTCAGCGGTGCCGCCCGCCACGCCCGGTCGCCCAGCAGGTCGGTCGCCACCCCGCCCAACCCGAAGCCGACCACCGGGCCGAACGTCGGGTCGGTGACCAGCTCCACCACGCAGGCCACCCCGGGCGGCACCATCGGCTGGACCAGCACCTGGGTACCGAACTGCGCCGCCACCTCGCGGTATGCCTGGTCGACGGCGGCCGGCGACGCCAGGTCGAGACGGACCGCACCCAGGTCCAGCCGGTGCCGCAGTCCGTCGGCCGCCGCCTTGAGCACCACCGGGAACCCGAGGTCGCCGGCGGCGGCGACGGCCTGTTCGGCGGAGGCTGCCGGCACCGCGCCGACCACCTCGATCCCGTACGCGGTGAGCAGTCCGACCGCGTCGGGCGGTCGCGCCGACAGCGCCGTCAGCCCGGCGGCGGCAGCGTCGACCCCGGCCATCGTCGGCAGCACGCCGGGTGGTTGGCGCAGCCAGTCCGCGTAGTCGGCGACCCGGGCCAGCGCCCGCACCGACTCCTCCACCGACGGGTACGTCGGCACGCCGGCCGGCGGCTGCCCGGCCAGCAGGGTCGCCACGGTCGGTTTGTCCCCGGCGAGGGCCACACTGGCCAACGCCGAGGTGAAGTCGGCGTCCTCGTCGGCCAACTGGCCCGGCAGCGGCGGGGCGAAGACCACCACCAGGGCGTCCACCTCGGTGTCGACCGCGGCGTCGGCGAGCGAGTCGGCGAAGTCGTGTGCGCCGGCCTCCGGCGCGACCGTCCGCGGGTAGCCGGCGGCGACGGTCAGCCGGTGGGTCCGGCAGGCCGCCGCGGCCAGCATCGCCAACGCCGACGAGTTGCCGACCACGCCGACCCGTCGGCCCACCGGCAGCGGCTGGTTGGCCAGCAGGGTGCCGACGTCGAACAGCTCCGCGACGGTGTCGACCCGGATCACCCCGGACCGGGCGAACAGCCGGGTCACCGCCGCAGCGTCCGGCCCACCGCCGTCCGGCCCACCGACGTCCGCTCCACCGACGTCGGGTTCCCGGCCGTCGGGCCGGCTGCCGGGGGCGAGCGCCACCACCGGCTTGGTCCGCCCGATACGTCGGGTCAGCCGGGCGAACTTGCGGGGGTTGCCGAAGCTCTCCAGATAGAGCAGGACCACGTCGGTGCCCGGGTCGTCCTGCCAGTACTGCAGCAGGTCGTTGCCGGAGACGTCGGCCCGGTTTCCGGCCGACACGAAGGTGGACAACCCCAGACCGCGCCGGTCGGCTTCGGCGAGCAGCGCCACCCCGAGCGCCCCGGACTGGCTGAAGAAGCCGACCCGGCCGGCCGGTGGCAACTGCGGTGCGAGGGTGGCGTTGAGCCGTACCCGGGGGTCGGTGTTGGCCACCCCGAGGCAGTTCGGGCCGACCACCCGCAGACCCGCGACGTGCGCGGTGCGGATCAGTTCCCGTTGCGCGGCGGCACCGGCGGGGCCGGTCTCGGCGAACCCGGCGGAGATGACCACCACGCCGTGTGCCCCGGCGGCGGCCGCGTCCGCCACCACCGCCGGCACCGCGTCCGGGGCGACCGCGACGACCGCCAGGTCGACCGGGACGTCGGCGTCGGCGGCCCGCCGGTACGCGGTCAGCCCGCCGATACGGTCCGCCGTCGGATGCACCCCGACGATGTCACCGGTGAAGCCGCCGTCGCGCAGATGCCCGAGGACGGCGGCGCCGACGCCCTGCCCGGTCGCGCTGGCCCCGTACACCGCGACGCCGCGCGGGGTCAGCAGCCGGGCGATCGACCGGGCCTCGGCGCTGTGTTCCCGGCTCCACTGCACCTGCAGCGACGCCTCGGTGGGGGCGATCGGGAAACTCAGGTGGACGACGCCGTCGGCGTAGCGGCGACGCACCGGGTAGCCGGCGTCGGAGAAGACCCGCAGCATCGGGGCGTTCGCCGGCAGGACCTCCGCCACGAAGGATTCGATGCCGTCGGCGCGGGCGGCCGCGGCCAGGTGCTCCAGCAGCACCGAGCCGACACCCCGGCCCTGGTGGGCGTCCTCGACGACGAAGGCGACCTCGGCCTCGGTGGAGTCCGGGCCGAGTCGGTCGTACCGGCCGACGGCGAAGATCCGGTCGCCGGAGACCACCACGAACGCCTCCCGGTCGTGGTGGTCGACGTTGACGAACCGGTGCAGGTCGCGTTCGGGAATGCGCGGGTACGGGGAGAAGTAACGCAGGTAGCGGGTGCGTTCGGAGAAGCGGGCGTGCATGGCGACGATCGCGTCGGCGTCGTCGGGTCGGATCTGCCGCAGGTGGACGGTGGTGCCGTCGCGCAGCAGCACGTCAGCGGAGCGGTCCACAGCCGAGCGATCTGCTGCCGACGGGTCCAGCGCCGAGCGACCCGACACCGAGGGGTCCACGGTCGACGGATCCACGGTCAGTCCCGGGGGTCGTGCGGGTCGAGTCCGTGCAGCGGGAACACCGCCTTGCGGGTCGCCATGATCGCCCGGTCGACCGGGTCCGGGTCGCCGCCGGGCTGCCAGGTGGTGAAGTCGAGGTCGACGTCGTCGGTCATCCGCAGCGGCACCGGCCGGCCGGGGCAGCGGGCGGCGGCCAACGCCCGCCAGGCCGGCGGGGTCAGTGTCGCCGGGTGCAGCGGGGCACCAGTGGCGACCGCCAGCAGGTGGGTCCAGGCCCGGGGCACCACCTCGACCAGGGCGTACCCGCCGCCGCCGGTGGCCACCCAGCGTCCGTCGCAGAGCTCGTCGGCCAGCGACCGCAGCGCCAGGTACGCCGCCCGCTGGCAGTCCACGCTCAGGCCCAGGTCGGCCAGCGGGTCGAGCCGGTGGGCGTCGGCCCCGCACTGGGTGACCAGCAGCTGTGGCCCGAAGGCTCGCAGCAGCGACGGCACGACCGCGTGGAACGCCCGGAGCCATCCGGCGTCGGCCGTACCGGAGGGCAGCGCCACGTTGACGGCGCTGCCCTGCGCCGTCGGGCCGCCGACCTCGTCGGGGAAGCCGGTGCCCGGGAACAGCGCCAGCGGGGTCTCGTGCAGGCTGATGGTGAGCACCCGGGGGTCGTCGTAGAAGATCTCCTGCACCCCGTCGCCGTGGTGCACGTCGATGTCGACGTAGGCGATCCGCTCGGCACCGAGGTCGAGCAGCCGGGCGATGGCCACCGCCGGATCGTTGTAGACGCAGAACCCGGCGGCCCGGCCCGGCATCGCGTGGTGCAGCCCGCCGGAGACGTTGACCGCCCGGCGGGCCGTGCCCCGCCAGACCGCCTCGGCGGCGGCCAGCGTGGCGCCGGCGACCAGCGCGCTGGCCTCGTGCATCCCGTCGAACGTCGGGTTGTCCGGGGTGCCCAGGCCGTACCCGGAGAAGAACGGGTCGTCGTGGGCGACCCGGACCGCGTCGAGGTAGTCGGGTCGGTGCACCCGGGTCAACGCGGCGTCGTCGGCCGGCTCGGGGGCGATCAGCCGTACCCCGGGCCGGTCGAGCAGGCCGTACTCGCGGGCAAGCGCGATGGTCAGCTCCACGCGTACCGGGTCCAGCGGGTGGTCACCCAGGTCGTAGGTGAGCAGCCGGTCGTCCCAGACGACCACCGTCGTGTCCGGTTGCTGGCCCGTCCCGCCTGTCATCTCGCCCGTCGCGTCCGGCATCTGGTCATCGTTGCACGGGCCGGTCCGGATCGGTGATCCACTCGCTCCAGGATCCGACGTAGAGGGCCGCGTCGGTGCGCCCGGCGCGGTGCAGCGCGAGCACCGTGTGCGCGGCGGTCACCCCGGAGCCGCAGTACGCGGCGACCGGGGTGTCCGGGTGCAGTCCGGCGGCGGTGAACCGGTCCCGCAGCGCGGCGGCGTCGCGCAGCGCGCCGGTGGCGTCGGCGTGCCCGGTGGTCGGCAGGTTGACCGCGCCGGGGATGTGCCCGGCCACCGGGTCGACCGGTTCCCGCTCGCCCCGGTACCGCTCCGGGGCGCGCACGTCGATCAGCAGGCCGCCGTCGTGGGGCAGCCGACCGGCGCCGACGGCGTCGAGCACCGGCAGGCCACCCGGCCGTACGGTGATGTCGCCGGCCGGCGGGGACGGCACCTGGGTGACCACCGGGTGACCTGCGGCGACCCAGGTCCGGTAGCCGCCGTCGAGCACCCAGGTCTGCCGGTGCCCGGCCCAGCGCAGCGTCCACCAGGCGCGGGCGGCGGCCATCGCGTCACCGTCGTCGTAGACGACGACCGGCTGCCCGGCCCGTACCCCGGCGGCGCGCAGCACGGTCTGCAGCGCGGCGGGGTCGGGCAGCGGGTGCCGG harbors:
- the dtd gene encoding D-aminoacyl-tRNA deacylase, with the translated sequence MRAVVQTVSRASVTVDGEVVAAIDDGLLVLVGVTGSDTAAVAAQMARKVHELRIFPPDPAAGGTAERSAEQLGAPILVVSQFTLYGDARRGRRPSWSAAAPAEIAEPLVDAVVAALTERGAPVQTGRFRAHMLVESVNVGPQTILLEL
- the sigB gene encoding RNA polymerase sigma factor SigB, whose product is MEDGTDTTAGVTTDGQHDLDATDDRGASADLVRAYLNGIGRTKLLTAAQEVELAKRIEAGLFAEEKLTTGGRFTARLRADLGVVVVEGRAAKDHLLEANLRLVVSIAKRYTGRGMAFLDLIQEGNLGLIRAVEKFDYTKGYKFSTYATWWIRQAITRAMADQARTIRIPVHMVEQVNRMVRTRRELAVSIGREPTIAEIAVAMSVPEFQVIELISYDREPVSLDQAVGEDGESALGDFVAAVDPREQAGASASDGKLRNEVEIVLSTLSQREQDVIRLRFGLDDGRQRTLDEVGREFGLSRERIRQIEKVTLSKLRDPARAQRLEAYAG
- a CDS encoding bifunctional GNAT family N-acetyltransferase/acetate--CoA ligase family protein, which encodes MDRSADVLLRDGTTVHLRQIRPDDADAIVAMHARFSERTRYLRYFSPYPRIPERDLHRFVNVDHHDREAFVVVSGDRIFAVGRYDRLGPDSTEAEVAFVVEDAHQGRGVGSVLLEHLAAAARADGIESFVAEVLPANAPMLRVFSDAGYPVRRRYADGVVHLSFPIAPTEASLQVQWSREHSAEARSIARLLTPRGVAVYGASATGQGVGAAVLGHLRDGGFTGDIVGVHPTADRIGGLTAYRRAADADVPVDLAVVAVAPDAVPAVVADAAAAGAHGVVVISAGFAETGPAGAAAQRELIRTAHVAGLRVVGPNCLGVANTDPRVRLNATLAPQLPPAGRVGFFSQSGALGVALLAEADRRGLGLSTFVSAGNRADVSGNDLLQYWQDDPGTDVVLLYLESFGNPRKFARLTRRIGRTKPVVALAPGSRPDGREPDVGGADVGGPDGGGPDAAAVTRLFARSGVIRVDTVAELFDVGTLLANQPLPVGRRVGVVGNSSALAMLAAAACRTHRLTVAAGYPRTVAPEAGAHDFADSLADAAVDTEVDALVVVFAPPLPGQLADEDADFTSALASVALAGDKPTVATLLAGQPPAGVPTYPSVEESVRALARVADYADWLRQPPGVLPTMAGVDAAAAGLTALSARPPDAVGLLTAYGIEVVGAVPAASAEQAVAAAGDLGFPVVLKAAADGLRHRLDLGAVRLDLASPAAVDQAYREVAAQFGTQVLVQPMVPPGVACVVELVTDPTFGPVVGFGLGGVATDLLGDRAWRAAPLTDRDAAELIDEPRAAPLLRGYRGAGAVDREALADLLVRVGRLGDEQPQVHRLRLNPVLARPDGLAVLHVSVDVGPADSRPDTGPRRL
- a CDS encoding acetoin utilization protein AcuC, with the protein product MTGGTGQQPDTTVVVWDDRLLTYDLGDHPLDPVRVELTIALAREYGLLDRPGVRLIAPEPADDAALTRVHRPDYLDAVRVAHDDPFFSGYGLGTPDNPTFDGMHEASALVAGATLAAAEAVWRGTARRAVNVSGGLHHAMPGRAAGFCVYNDPAVAIARLLDLGAERIAYVDIDVHHGDGVQEIFYDDPRVLTISLHETPLALFPGTGFPDEVGGPTAQGSAVNVALPSGTADAGWLRAFHAVVPSLLRAFGPQLLVTQCGADAHRLDPLADLGLSVDCQRAAYLALRSLADELCDGRWVATGGGGYALVEVVPRAWTHLLAVATGAPLHPATLTPPAWRALAAARCPGRPVPLRMTDDVDLDFTTWQPGGDPDPVDRAIMATRKAVFPLHGLDPHDPRD
- a CDS encoding sulfurtransferase, which produces MADALTTDTPPTLLDVRWRLTGPPGRDDYTAGHLPGAVFVDLDTQLCGPPGADGRHPLPDPAALQTVLRAAGVRAGQPVVVYDDGDAMAAARAWWTLRWAGHRQTWVLDGGYRTWVAAGHPVVTQVPSPPAGDITVRPGGLPVLDAVGAGRLPHDGGLLIDVRAPERYRGEREPVDPVAGHIPGAVNLPTTGHADATGALRDAAALRDRFTAAGLHPDTPVAAYCGSGVTAAHTVLALHRAGRTDAALYVGSWSEWITDPDRPVQR